A stretch of Lactuca sativa cultivar Salinas chromosome 6, Lsat_Salinas_v11, whole genome shotgun sequence DNA encodes these proteins:
- the LOC111893091 gene encoding mitochondrial import inner membrane translocase subunit TIM14-3 codes for MEICVVSLSYKDDMKVTVDFSIDQILEINYIASVALSFNVLRRITVSRTRSMTKNQQTNNDNNKNSGTLPLSSGETKQNSLSHTLAQIEVTPLMIGVAAVVVTAATYACASRFKARSVSPISRKFYKGGFKPQMTRREAALILGVRGSITTDKVTEAHRRVMVANHPDIGGSHYLASKINEAKYKLIRKPNNTDSVFSYDLTVDSDSD; via the exons ATGGAAATCTGTGTTGTGTCCCTCTCTTACAAGGATGATATGAAGGTAACAGTTGACTTTAG CATTGATCAAATTCTGGAAATAAATTACATTGCATCGGTAGCATTGAGCTTCAACGTCCTTAGAAGAATCACCGTTTCTCGAACAAGGTCCATGACGAAAAATCAACAAACTAATAATGACAACAATAAGAACAGTGGAACACTTCCACTTTCTTCTGGTGAAACAAAGCAAAATAGTTTGTCACATACATTGGCTCAAATCGAG GTTACTCCACTTATGATAGGAGTTGCAGCTGTTGTTGTTACTGCTGCTACTTACGCTTGTGCTAGTCGATTCAAGGCTCGATCAGTTTCACCCATATCCCGTAAATTTTATAAAGGGGGTTTCAAACCTCAAATGACTAGAAGGGAAGCCGCTCTTATTCTCGGAGTAAG GGGAAGCATCACAACAGATAAAGTAACTGAAGCCCATCGAAGGGTCATGGTTGCAAATCATCCAGACATTGGTGGTAGTCACTATCTTGCTTCCAAAATCAACGAAGCGAAATACAAGCTCATCAGGAAGCCCAACAACACTGATTCTGTTTTCTCATACGATTTAACTGTGGATTCGGATTCTGACTAA